One Verrucomicrobiota bacterium genomic window, ACGACGACTCCTTTGTCCTCCTCTTCAACGCCGAGCACAAGCCCAAGAACTTCGTGCTCCCCGGCCAGCCCGAAACCGTCCAGTGGACGGCCATCATCGACACCGCGAGCGAGAACGGCTTGGGCCAGGGTAGGCAGCCCCTAGCGGGTGGGGACACCTTCCCGCTCGCGGCTCACGCCACAGCCGTCCTGCGCCTGAGCGCCGGGGAAGAGGGGGAAGCGCAGGTCTTCCCAACGAGCTAATCTCAAGCGACGGCCTCCTTCGCCTCCGCGGAGCTCCTTTGAGAACCATCCAATCCTGCCGCCAGCAGACCCGCATTCTTCTCAACTCGATCACTGGATCCAAGCAAACTCAAAGAAAAGAGCCAAGCTCCCAATAGCCGGATAGACGCACGAACTCGCACAAACACATTGAAACCAAGGGCCTCACAAGTCACCTTCAATCAGAATCTACTTCCTAACACTTCTCCTCTAATATACTAGCTATTTATGTGGATTGGTATCAGGGGTGTATGAGTCATGGATGGACCTGACAGAACAGCAATGGGACATCGTGAAGACCATCCTAGCAGAAGCCCCCCGAAAACTACGGTAGCAAGCGTTCCCCGGTGGCCCGCGACGTCCTCGGCGCGGTGGGGGAAGACTTCTTATTCTGGGTGCAGCTGATCCCAAGTGATGGGTAGCCGGAAAGGCCTTGGGTGGGTGAGTGGTTTGCGGATCGGCTCATCGCACCCGCCGCGCCGGGGACGTCGCGGGCCACCGATACTAGGCTGTTTCAAAAAGCGGCCCGGAAAAAGGCGAACAAGCGGTAGGACCCTACTCACTACTCCATTGTGTCCACTTACTAACTCGGCAATAAGTGATACCGCATCGATGATGGAGCATAGTGGAGAAGCTTGGAAATCGCTTTGGACTCATTGAACTTGCTTGAACTTCCCCCCCCACAGCGCACCGAGCCTTCTCGGGAGGCGGACGCTCTCAGGCTTCTTCGACTTCCGGTTGGTAGTGTTCCCGAATCGCCCGCACGAGTCCCGGCATGGTGTGTTCCCTGGCTTCGATATCGACGTAGAGGCCGTTTTGCCGGAGCGTTTTGCTGGTGATGGGGCCGATGCTGGCGATTTGGAGGCTTTCCGGTAGAGGGAGTTTCAGGGCCAAGAAGGCTTCCACGGTAGAGGAGCTGGTGAAGGTGATGAGGTCCGCGCCTTCTTCCCGGAAACGGGCCATGCCGCCACTGACGTCCTGGGTCTCGGGCACGGTGCGGTAGGCGATGGCTCGGTCGATGATGGCCCCTTGCTCGCTTAGGCCTTCGAAGAGAACTTCGCGGGTTTCCTCGGCTTTGACCCAGAGCATTTTGAGGTTTTCGACGCCTTCGTTTTTGAAAGCTTCTAGGAGCCCTTCCGCGACATACTCGACCGGCAGGAGGTCGACGGCGAAGCGATATTTCCGGATGGCGTTGGCGGTGCCTGGGCCCATGGCGGCGATGCGGACGCCGCCGAGCGAGCGGGCATCATGATAGATTTTGAAGAAGAGGTCAAAGAAGCGATCCACTCCGTTCGGGCTGGTGAAGATGAGCCAGTCGTAGGTGTGGGTGTCTTTCACGAGGTAGCCAAAGTCTTCCATTTGGAGCGGATCCTCGATGCGGATGGTGGGCAATTCGTAAGCGTCTGCTCCTAACTCTTCTAGTTGTCGACTGAGTTCCCCGGCCTGCTTGCGAGTGCGGGTCACGACGATGCGTTTGCCGAAGAGGGGGCGGGTTTCGAACCATTGGAGTTGTTCCCGGAGCTGGGCCACGGGGCCGACCACGGTGATGGCGGGGGCTTGGAAGTGGGCGGCTTTCACTTTTTTAGCGATGTCTCCGAGGGTGCCGAGGAGGGTTTGCTGGCGGGCGGTGGTGGCCCAGCGGATCATGGCGACGGGGGTTTCGCGGTCGGCCCCTTGCTCCATGAGGGCGTCTGCGATGGCACCGATGCGCTCCACTCCCATGAGGAAGACCTTGGTTCCAGGTCGCTGCGCCATGGATTTCCAGTCGATACTGGTTTCTCCTTTGGTGGGGTCTTCATGGCCGGTGAAAATGGTGAACTCGGCATTGTGGTCCCGGTGGGTCACGGGGATGCCGGCGTAGGCGGGACCGGCCAGCACGGAGGTGATGCCGGGGACGATTTCAAATTCGATCCCCGCTTCCCGCAGCTCTTGGGCTTCTTCCCCACCCCGCCCGAAGACGAAGGGGTCCCCTCCTTTCAAGCGCACCACTTCTTTTCCTTGCTTGGCTTTCTCGATTAGGAGCTGGTTGATGCCGCCTTGCGGAATGCTGTGGTCCTTGGCTTTTTTACCGGCGTAGATGGCTTCGACCTCTGGCCGAGCCCAACGCAGCATTTGCGGGTTGGAGAGGTAGTCGTAGACGATGACGTCCGCTTTTTCGAGGCACTCTTTCGCTCGAAGTGTGACCAGACCCAAGTCGCCCGGGCCCGCTCCCACGAGATAACATTTTCCAAAAGCTGGGTTCATTTCAATTCGTCAAACAAGGCTTGCGCGAGGCGCTCGGGTTCCTTTTCTCCGCTCTCTACGGTGGCTTCCCGCGGGGGGCCGTCGTCTTCCGGGAAAACGACTGCCCGGAGGCGCTGGCCGCCTTCCCGGGGGTGGGCATGGACGCCGACGGGGGTGTGGCAGCCGGCCTCGAGAATCCGCAGAAAGGCCCGCTCGGCCAAGGCCGCCTGCCAAGTCGGCCCATGGTTGATGGCTTGCAGGCGGGCCTGGGTTTCCTGATCACCGGCCCGCACTTCCAGCCCTACGATGCCCTGCCCTCCGGCGGGGACGAAGGAGAGGGGGTCGAGAATTTCGGCAAAGAGCCGCTCGTCTCCCAGCTGGACTTCAGCGTTTCCAAAGCGCGCCCCGAGCCGATCCAGCCCCGCTTTGGCCAGGAGAGTGGCGGCAAAGGGGCCCTGGGCGACCTTGCGAAGCCGGGTCGGGACGTTGCCCCGGATGTCTTCGATGCGGAGGCCGGGGCGCGTTTGCAAGAGCAGGCGGGCGCGACGCACACTGCTGGTTCCTATGACATCGCCTGCCACCAACTCGGGCCGCTTGCTCACGAGGACATCCCGGGGGTCCGCGCGCGGGAGGACGGCGGCCAGTGCCAGGGTTTCCGGCAGTTCGCTCGGGAGGTCCTTGAGGCTATGGACGGCCACTTGGATTTCCCCCGCTTGGAGGGCGGTTTCCAGTTCTTTGATGAAGACCCCTTTATCGACGGTTTCCCCGGTGGCGGCCGCGAGGTCTTTCAGACTGAGGTCAGAGCGCCGGTCGCCGGTGGTTTGGATGATTTTTCGTTCCAAGGAGAGGCTGGGAAACGCGTTTTGGAGGGCGCTCTCGAAGAGTTCGGCTTGGGCGAGAGCGAGGGCGCTGCCGCGGGTCCCATAGACCAGGCGCGTCACGAACCCACCTCCCGCAGGGAAGGCGAGGGGGCGCTGGGGCGCTCTTGCAGGGCGAGGATCATTTCCTCAATGAGGGCCTCACAACGCCGGACTTCCGCTTTGCGCTTGCGGCGGCTCTCCCGCGCGATGGCTTCGAGGCCATCCATGTCGTAGAGATAGACTTCATCCAATTCGTGGACGGCTGGGTCGACGTCGCGCGGGACGGCCATGTCGATCAAGAAGAGCGGGCGGTGTCGGCGCTTGCGGCGAATGCTTTCGATGTGCTGCGGCTTGATGATGGCGCTGGGGGCGGCGGTCGAGGAGAGGACGATGTCCGTCCGGGCCAGCTCATCTTCCCAGCGATCGAACTGGATGGCCTGGCCGCCGATTTCCGCGGCCAGTTCCTGGGCTCGCTCGAGCGAGCGATTGGAGAC contains:
- the hemC gene encoding hydroxymethylbilane synthase, whose amino-acid sequence is MTRLVYGTRGSALALAQAELFESALQNAFPSLSLERKIIQTTGDRRSDLSLKDLAAATGETVDKGVFIKELETALQAGEIQVAVHSLKDLPSELPETLALAAVLPRADPRDVLVSKRPELVAGDVIGTSSVRRARLLLQTRPGLRIEDIRGNVPTRLRKVAQGPFAATLLAKAGLDRLGARFGNAEVQLGDERLFAEILDPLSFVPAGGQGIVGLEVRAGDQETQARLQAINHGPTWQAALAERAFLRILEAGCHTPVGVHAHPREGGQRLRAVVFPEDDGPPREATVESGEKEPERLAQALFDELK
- the cobA gene encoding uroporphyrinogen-III C-methyltransferase, encoding MNPAFGKCYLVGAGPGDLGLVTLRAKECLEKADVIVYDYLSNPQMLRWARPEVEAIYAGKKAKDHSIPQGGINQLLIEKAKQGKEVVRLKGGDPFVFGRGGEEAQELREAGIEFEIVPGITSVLAGPAYAGIPVTHRDHNAEFTIFTGHEDPTKGETSIDWKSMAQRPGTKVFLMGVERIGAIADALMEQGADRETPVAMIRWATTARQQTLLGTLGDIAKKVKAAHFQAPAITVVGPVAQLREQLQWFETRPLFGKRIVVTRTRKQAGELSRQLEELGADAYELPTIRIEDPLQMEDFGYLVKDTHTYDWLIFTSPNGVDRFFDLFFKIYHDARSLGGVRIAAMGPGTANAIRKYRFAVDLLPVEYVAEGLLEAFKNEGVENLKMLWVKAEETREVLFEGLSEQGAIIDRAIAYRTVPETQDVSGGMARFREEGADLITFTSSSTVEAFLALKLPLPESLQIASIGPITSKTLRQNGLYVDIEAREHTMPGLVRAIREHYQPEVEEA